Genomic DNA from Vibrio vulnificus CMCP6:
ACTCGCTTGATTTGGTGATACGGTGCACCTTGATCTTCCATGAGCACATCACTGACCTTTTTATTGATTCCAGAGCTGCTGGCCATAGTCATTTGCTGAGCAATATGGGACGGAACAGGCTGCATGCGGCGCTGATAATCCTGCGCGGCTTCGGATGCTGACTGGCCGAGGATAACGGCGCGTTCCACCGCGTTGGTTAGCTCTTGTTTTGCGTTGCGATGAACCCGCCAAAGGCGGTCACTCAGTTGTAACCCATCTTTCTGCTGCATGGTTCGGGTTGCCAGAACGGCAGCATCAATCGACTCAGAAACTTTTGCGGCAGGAATACTGCTGCTGAACGTGTTCCCACCGTTTTTGGCCGCTTCGACAATATACCCTTCCACCATGCTCGATTGCTTTTGGTTTACTTGGTTGAGAATCTCCTCTATCTGCCTAGTGAGGGTATGTAACTGGGAAAGTCGAACTTGACCTAATTCATCGGCCGCGTGGCTAATCAGAAACTGGATTTCGACCAGTGCCGCCTGATAGAGATCGGTGAGATCCTGCATGGCTTGCGCATCCAGCTCATTGGTAGCACGCTGCGCTGCCTGCATCGCTCTGCGGATAGTCGCTTTAACTTGTGTGCGTTGATTGACTGCCATGAGTATTACCCGTTGCTGATGGACGTTGCACTTTCACCTTTCGGCTGATTGTTTGGAGTGATGCTGACTTTATGCGCCGGCTTATTGTCCTCGTCATCGATGTCGTGGTTTTCTGGGTATGGGTCTTTACTGTTTGCCTCATCCTCACGCATGGCTTCTGCACGTTGAACATCGACGCCTGCAGCTTCCCAAGCCAATTTCCTCGGCATACCCAGCGCCTGATATTTAAGGGCCAAGTCTGCGCGTTGGTTTTTGCTGTCTGTCATTCGTTCAGCAAACTGGATCTGGAACTGGTACGAATCCGGATTGATGCCAGCTAACAGCAGTTGCAGTTTAAAACCATCTTCATAGGCATACGCCAGCGCATCTTGCAGGGCATCAATCTCTTCGTAGTAATCGCGTTTTAAATCTTCAAGAACGTCTCGAGCGAGATCGTCTACATAGCCAAACAATCCCTTAGGTGCAGGCGCTCCGGAAAAGAAGGCATCGATGAGCAATGTGATATCGGCAATCTGCTCTAGGTTGGCATCACCACCGATAGCCGTGACGCTCAGTTTGTTACCGTAAAAGTCAGTGGCAATTTCTCCCGATTGTCCTTCCACTCGTTCACGGTATTCATCTAAAGCTTTGCTATCAGCCCCATCGAGCGAATGCGCTAGCTTTTGCGGTGCTCGAGTTCGCCGACGAATCACCAGATCCTCTTCTGTCATGATCAGCTTTTGCCAGATGGGCCTCGCGGCATCGAGATATGGGCGCCCCATACAACCCATATCATCAAAGTTATCTGGGTCTAATCGGCTTACGGTGAGCTGCCAGAGCGGAAAAGTACACAGCTCTTCGTAGGTCAGTGGGTCTACCTGACGAAATGCTTGTTTGACGTCTTTGAAACGTCCGGTTCGGTCCACGATGGGAATAATCGTTTCGGTCGGCATACGTACCGAGCTCGTCACCTGACGCTGCTCGTTGACCACCCACTGCAGCGGTAAGTTGCCCTCTTTGGCCAAGCCTGCGGCATCACTCATCAGCTTCATGCGGTTGTTGAGCTGCAAGCGAAGCGTAAACTGTTGCCAAAGTTTGCTGACACGGGTGCTTTCTTTGCCAATCCAATGCAGTTTCAAACCGCCTTTGGTGGCATCACGCGCAATGCGGCGATGAATCTTTTTCACCCGTGGATCAACCTTATCCATGTAACGCAGCATCACAATAGCGGCGCGTAGGTTCGGATCTATCTGCATTTGGTCGTAAAGGTATTGCACTGAACGTTCAGGGTCTGCGATGTGGCCTTTCTCAGTCGTGACATGGCCATGCTGATTACCGGAGGTATTAGGCGCGGAAGGGAGAGGCTTGTTTCTCAATATGGCCCAAATTTGGGATAACTTGCTCATCGTAGGTTCCTTAACAAGTTGAATGCGCCTGGTGCGCCTAATAGTTGTTCTCGAGTTTTGTGGTTGATGGTGATGATGCTCGGGACAGGTGCAGCCCCTTGGGTAACTAACGCCCAGTGGCTTGCCATGTGTGCATCAAATAGGTCATCGCCAATGGTTTTCTTCACCATTTGGTAGCTGCTGTAGCTGCCAGATTTAACTGGTGAGGGTTTTATGTTTTTTAACTGCCGTGGCAAGGCAACATAGTCTTCCAACTGTGGGTCTGATTCCCTGTCATCGACATACGGCAACACCATTTGTCTGTTGTGGTATGCGCTGCGTAGTGATTGCGCCATTTGATGTTTGGCCATGCCTTCAAATCGTAGCGGCGAGAATGCCCACTCTGGCCAAGTGGATGCGGTGCTTTCGCCGCCGCCAATGGTTCTGCGGTCGATTTGCGTTAGCCCTTCAGCAAAAAGATCATCGTTAACCTGCGTGATAAGGCCAATTCCAAAGGCATCACCAATCGCGTAATCCGGCCGAAAGTAACGCCAGAACCCGACAAGGTCTTTGCGAATCACCCCTTCATCAGTTCCCGGGTGCCACGTTTTACAGAAGATCACGACAGACCAATTGCCCACCTGCTCTTCAATGACCAATGACGAACGCGAAGAGGCAAGGTTCTCACCGTGGCCTGTATGGTCATATCCCCAAGCGATAACACCACGCTTTTTGTACACCGCATAGGGATCAGGCTCGGCAGGTTCCAAACCAATTTTGGCGCCAACTTGAATGGCGTAACGAATGTACTTTTCCCAGATGAGGTTTTTCGCCGCCACGTTGATACACAGCAACTGACGAATGTATTCATCCTCAGGCAGCTGCTTACGCATGGACATAATGAACTCTTCATTCAAAATACCCAGCTCTATGCCGAGGTAACAATCAACGGTAGGTAAGCAGTGATACTCGCCAGAATCAATCAAGCCGCTTAACGTGTCGGCGCCTTTGAATACTCCGGTGATGCGAATTTGTGGTTTGTTTATCGCGGTTTTACTCGCGCCTAAACGACGACTTGAACCCATCATCAATAAGAAACGGCCATAGAGACGATCGGCATCGAGGTCGTCCACTTCTTCCAATGACGCCCAAGTCAAATCGCCACCGTCGACGTTGGCCATGATGCCGTAAGCCCGTGCTTTGGAGCGGTTCGCAAACTCATAGTAGGTATCGGCCAACTGCTTGCGACCTGACTTGTAAGCGATGAAGCCACTCAAGATATCGGAACGACGAATGGCATCCAGGTGATAACCGAGGTTCACCAGTGACTGTGCTTCTCTGGGCGCGACGATACCGCCCTCTTGATCACCATTGATTGCGTTCCAGTTAAGAAAGTACATCTCTTTTACGGCTGTTTTACCTGTCCGGCGGCAACTGAAATCAACCGTGTTCTGATGGATATCCATCTCTTCCATTTTGAGCAGCTGAACAGGGTCCAACTCGACATTGTGAACGTGTTTGTGCCACATGCCGTGGTTGTCTGCGTAACGCATGATCTCTTTTTGCGCTCGACTCTGAATTTCGACGCGCTCTTTCGCGCTAATACGGTCAGCCACGATCGACTTCTCCATCGATGTAGTCGCCATCTTCAGCGCCGTGTTCCTGGCTGTGCTCAATAAGGATGTCGTCATTACGGATACGCTGACGAGAGCGCGCAATCATTTCTCGCAGGCCCGACATCTGCTCTTTCATCTGCTTCTGATATTCCAGTGCAGATTCACGTTCATCCTCTTGCTCCTGCATCCGGCCCAACTCCAAACCGTGGTCAGTTTGAATTTTCGGCGTCATGTTGAGATCGGACATCGAGAGATTGTTTTTGCTCAGCATCTCGAGCATAGGTTTTAGCAGTGGGTGTGCTTTGACCTCTTCAATGATTGTCTTTTCTCCACGGTCATTAGTGTACTGACCGATGTGAAAACCACCTTCTTTGTCGAAGTCATACACTGGATTACGCAAGGCAACGCCATCAGCAACAATGGTTTGCATCATGTCTTGGAAGATAGCCGCCATGTTTGCCTGATTGATGGCGTGTAGTTCGGTGAGCTTGCTCGGGTCGTTGGACTGAAACGCAATAAGGTGCTGCATCATCAGTTCTGTTCGTTTAATACATGCTGGCTGAGTCGCGCAATACGCTTGGTCGACATCACAAGTGGCACACTGCGGATACTTGCCAGGGCGAGCGGGGAAAAACAAGGCGGTTCTCGCCGTTGCTCCGTGCTTCAGGGCATTGAATCGGCTCAGTGCTCTGTCGCTCACAGCCTGAAGATTGGCTGATGATCGCGCCTTACCTTCCGCTGTTTTTGGGCCTGTCGCAGCTAATACCGCACAAAACTGACCAACTTCCCAAGGCACTTGCTGCACCTCTCGCTGACAGCCATCACACACCGCAAAGTATCGAAATGGGTGGGCGCGATTGGGCTCATCTTCAATGCGGGTTGGTTCGCTTTTGAAGGTGTATTCGCAGGTATTGCACTTGAATGTAACCATGGATTTAGGCTGATTATTCTGTTTCATAACGCCATTTCGCCCGATTTTGTTTCTTGAAAGGAGGGAGTCATTTCTGCTAGCAGCTTAGAAGCAAGGTTGATTCGGGTGAGAGAGGCAGATTGCCCAGTCCAGAGTAACAAGTGGTGCGAAACTTTATCTTTTGGCATGCCTGCGGCCAAAAGGTTGAACATCAGCACACGCTTTAAATGCTTGTTCCAGAAATTAAAGCTCGGCACGTAAATGCGCAGGGTGCGGCGCCCAGGGTGATAAGCCGCTTGATAAAGCGTTTGCCAAATATACCGATACTGCTCGGTTGTCGTCGTGTAATAGACCTCGAACCAGGGCTTAGATAGGCGTTGAGCATCTAGCCACAGTTCAAAGTCGTCATCAGACATTTCGAGGTGGTCACTACTCATACGCGCCACGTTGATTCTTAGTCGATGGCCAGTGCGCAGCGTTTCAAGGCCTCGCCAAAGCTCTAAAAACTTCAGCGCTCCGAGATGGCGTTGTATCTCTGCCCAATGCTCAGGCAATGCTAAGCATGCGAAGGCTTTTTCAAGCTCAGGCGCACTTAGTGAGAGTTCTAATTTGGTGCAGTTTTCTAGGTACCGTCCCCCCTCTGCAAGCAGGGGGATATCTCTATGCCGAGCCCCCACCCCTTGAGCGGTGACCTGGTGATCTTTGAGTACATCGAGATATTTTGAGATTGAGCTGCACATTCCCTAATCCTTCATGAAAACTGAATCCAGTAAACACAAAGGCTCGGGCACCACAGTAAACTGATGAACTGCACAATCTGTCAGTATGTGCAGCTAGTGATATGTATCACATTGATGGTTTTGGTCGTTTCGAAAGCGAGTTCTCAAAGCTCCCGCAATCATCCGCTAACATCCAGTATACCTGAGTTTAGAAAATAAGTTAAAGACAGGTTATATCAGTTCTAAGACGTTAAAGTGCAGTAAGGAAGTCTGTGTAGAGCTCTCAAAAATTCAGGGCTTGGAATACGTAAGGGGTTGGTTTTAGTCGAAGATAACTGATATCTCAGCTTCATTGATAAACAGCCAGGTATGGCCATTGGCGGTGACATCAAGCCCCGCATAAGGATTGAACTGAATTCTCGCGCCTACTGCTACTTCCTTTACCTGATGGCCAACAGCGACTACCTCACCAGTGTTAGCTGGCTTATCTGGCGTCCACAACAAGCTTCTGGGGCGTTCATCTCGCTGAATTACTACCCAATCATGCAGTGGTCTTAATTTCATAGGCGTTTCCCTTTTCTAAGCTCATTCAACAAGGCACTAACTGGCGTATCAATTTTCCCTAATGGGTTCCCTTTATCCAGTACGTTCGTCATCTTACGCATCGAGATATGCGTGTAAATCTCTGACGTTTTAGGGTCCGCATGCCCCATCAATGCTTGAATCTGCAGAGTGCTGGAATCCGACTCCGCTAACTCTGTACCAAACAAGTGACGTAGTGCATGAGCATGGGCTTGGTCTTCCGGAACTCCCGCGGCGATCGCATATTTCTTTATCATCCGGTCAACAGCTCTAGTTGATAAGCGCCGCAGTTCTCCACGGTGCTCCCATTCCGGAACGTGACGGTTACGAAGATTAACAAACAGTACCTGGTCACCATCATCAAGCAGACGATCAACATGCTTAAGGTCGGGATGGCCAAGATAAGCCTGAACAAGCAGCATAGCTTCAAGGGGAACGGGTACCAATCTCTCACGCTCCCCTTTTTCCATGGTGCGAATGGCCAGACGTTCAACCTCACCATACTGATACCAAATAAGCTGTGACTCATTCAAACCGCATAGGCCCGCTACACGAAAACCGCAGCCAATCAGCAAAGACAGCATCGCACTATCTCGAACACCAGAAAGCGATGTTAACTCAGGTTGGAACAACAACGCCTCTGCACTTTTGAGCCCCATAAATCGCGGTAATCTGCGCCCAATTTTAGGGTAAACCAAATCCGATGCAGGGTTTTTAGCGACAAGGCGCCGCTTAGCAAGAAAAGAGTAAAAGCCTCGAATAGCCGCAACGGCCACCTTTCGTGACGCAGCAGAATAGCCAGCTCGATGCAGCCAACCACCGGAAAACTGCTCCAAATCTTTCAGTTCAACCTTGTCAAATTGGCCATCAACAAACTTCTTTAGCTGCTCAAGCAAGCCACGATATTTGCGCACCGTTTTAGCGCTGCAGTTCTCACTATCTCTCTTCCAGGTAAGAAACTGATCAATTGGATCAGTTGAAGCTTGGTTTGTTTTTATTTCTTGGTCGGGGGCAGAAAAATCCATGGACCTCTGATCTCGTAGGGTGAGAACTCACTAAAGCCAGTATTCATAAGGCTTCCGGTCATTTGGAGGGGCTTTAAAAACCCATGGAAAAACCTATGGGCTATCAAAAAACATATGGGACAAAAAATGAGCAGAAAAATTAACCTATGGAGACCAATTTGCGCACCTTTCTCTCTTCCTAGTTATCTATCTCTCTCTTTTTATTAAATAAAGAAAGAAAAGAAAGAAGAACAGCGCAAAAAGGATCAATTCAGCGACCCATGGGAAATGAGAGCAAACCTATGGAAAAACAAAGCTAACTTATGGGGGTAATTTTCTTACAAAGCCAGAGACAATAAGGGATGAGACAAAGAGCCCCATATATTCACAGGTTTTGACTAAGTATGCGTGACATGAGAATTGACAGCCCACACCCAAGCCGCCATCTTATTTTTCAAGCCACAGCCCCTATCTGCGCGCCCATATCTCTCTAGGGGGTGCGGGGGAAACAACAATAAAGGAATGAAGCGCCTGTCTAATGATGGGCGTTCTTTATATAGGGGTAGCGTTTATCAATAGATACCGAGACCTCATAAAGAACGCCCTCTTAGGGGTTTTCCAGCAAGGTAAGAATGCACACATCAACCTAAGGAGATGACTATGTGCGACTTACTCAAGGCAAGAACCATTGATGAGATAATTCTCGAGATCATGGAAAAGGAAGGCTTCCGCTCAAATAACGAAGACGACTTAGGCGGCGACACAACCTACGGAATTACAGAAGCGACAGCGCGCAGATTGGGCTATGAAGGTTCGATGGCAGACCTAACCCCTGATATCGCCAAAACGCTGTATTTACATGAGTACGTGCTTAGAGTGCGCTTTGACCTGGTGCATGCAGTTAGCCAAATCATTGGTGAAGAACTCATTGATACAGGCGTAAACATGGGGCAAGGCATTGCTGCAAAGTTCCTTCAACGCTGGCTCAACGTCTACAACAACAAGCAGCAGTACTATAAAGATCTGCTGGTAGATGGGCACATAGGCCCAGCGACAATTACAGCACTAAAGGCGTTCTTGGCCAAACGAGGCCAAGAGGGCGAAAAGGTACTTTGGAAGTCACTGAATGCAAGCCAAGGTGGGCGATATTTGGAGATTTCCGAAAGCCGAGAGAAGAACGAAACCTTTGTCTACGGCTGGATGAAAAATAGGGTTGGAATCTAATTTTTGGGTTCCAAAACTCGTTTGTAACCTATTGATTTAATTGAGGCGAATTGTACCAAAATGAACGATAGGAATAGGCACAAAAAGAACGACATTTCTTTATATTCATACAGTTAGCCACTTTAACTAACCGTCATGGGGTGTCGGGGGTCGGAGGTTCAAATCCTCTCAGTCCGACCATACACCTAAAAAAAGAGAGCTTCGGCTCTCTTTTTTGCTATTTGGCGCTCGGCATTATCAAGGTGCTGTCTATTCCTCTGTCTCTGCCGAACGAAAGCGCACTTTTGCGATAAAATGCGTACCGTCATCTTCCATGCTAAACGCCCAATTCATCCGCTCGCAAATTCGCTCAACAATCACCAAGCCACATCCATAACCTGCGTTGTAAGTTTCATTGCCGTCATGTCGGTTCTGAATTTCAAAACAGCACTGATGTAGCGCAATATTGATACTCCCAACGCTATAGCTGAAAGCATTTTTGATGAGGTTATTAATGACGATGGTGACAAAGCTTTCTGGGGATCGAACTTGGCTCGGCTGCGACAGATCAAGCTCATAACTCGAGCCCTGACGAGCAAACAAGGGTTCTAGCAACGCCAGTTGCTGCTCCAACGCCTGCTGAAGATCGTGATTGCCAAAGTGATGTGGCTCTATCTCCGATTTACCCAACAACAAAAACGTCTCCGTCAACACCTTCATTTCCTGACCCGCTTGATGCAGACGACGTATCGCTTTTTGCGCGACTTGGGGTTGCCCTTCCACTCGGCTAAGAATATCGGCGGAACCCTGGATCACCATAATCGGTGTCCGTAGCTCATGAGAAGCGAAGCGGCTAAACTCCTGCTCACGTTGGAAAAATCCTGCAATATGATTTTTACTGTCTAACAGAGTCTGCTCAATATGGCGCGTTTCGCTGAACGTAGTATCGATGCTAAACGGCGGACAATCCGGTGGCATTTGACTAATTTTATGTTCAATTTCCGTCAAGGGTTTCGACAGAATGCGAACCATATACACACCATAAAGCAGCATGGCAATGGAGAGTATGCCGCCCAATACAAAAGTCACTTGGTGCAACGAGCTTTCATACTCATCCAAGTAATCATCCGAATCATCTTGGAAAACGATGTACATATTGCCAACACCGGAAGGATGAGCAAAAACAACAAAGTGTTTGTCCTCTTCCCCTTGCAGGTATTCATAGAAACCGGGTTTGGAAAAAGCCAGCAGCCAGCTCGGTATCTCTTTCTCGCTCCAGTAACTATCAAACTCCTGCGGATTGGGTAACGGTGCTTGGTCCTGCAATGTTGCATAATTCTCTTTGTACAGAGCGGCTTCTGTGTCTA
This window encodes:
- a CDS encoding tyrosine-type recombinase/integrase encodes the protein MDFSAPDQEIKTNQASTDPIDQFLTWKRDSENCSAKTVRKYRGLLEQLKKFVDGQFDKVELKDLEQFSGGWLHRAGYSAASRKVAVAAIRGFYSFLAKRRLVAKNPASDLVYPKIGRRLPRFMGLKSAEALLFQPELTSLSGVRDSAMLSLLIGCGFRVAGLCGLNESQLIWYQYGEVERLAIRTMEKGERERLVPVPLEAMLLVQAYLGHPDLKHVDRLLDDGDQVLFVNLRNRHVPEWEHRGELRRLSTRAVDRMIKKYAIAAGVPEDQAHAHALRHLFGTELAESDSSTLQIQALMGHADPKTSEIYTHISMRKMTNVLDKGNPLGKIDTPVSALLNELRKGKRL
- a CDS encoding sensor histidine kinase, which translates into the protein MDKVTDSKHSAYPSIYRKIRWSFGVLTFLMFTLFWSLIYVAENKLEVLSLHHWLDTEAALYKENYATLQDQAPLPNPQEFDSYWSEKEIPSWLLAFSKPGFYEYLQGEEDKHFVVFAHPSGVGNMYIVFQDDSDDYLDEYESSLHQVTFVLGGILSIAMLLYGVYMVRILSKPLTEIEHKISQMPPDCPPFSIDTTFSETRHIEQTLLDSKNHIAGFFQREQEFSRFASHELRTPIMVIQGSADILSRVEGQPQVAQKAIRRLHQAGQEMKVLTETFLLLGKSEIEPHHFGNHDLQQALEQQLALLEPLFARQGSSYELDLSQPSQVRSPESFVTIVINNLIKNAFSYSVGSINIALHQCCFEIQNRHDGNETYNAGYGCGLVIVERICERMNWAFSMEDDGTHFIAKVRFRSAETEE
- a CDS encoding GroES family chaperonin, with amino-acid sequence MKLRPLHDWVVIQRDERPRSLLWTPDKPANTGEVVAVGHQVKEVAVGARIQFNPYAGLDVTANGHTWLFINEAEISVIFD
- a CDS encoding glycoside hydrolase family 108 protein is translated as MCDLLKARTIDEIILEIMEKEGFRSNNEDDLGGDTTYGITEATARRLGYEGSMADLTPDIAKTLYLHEYVLRVRFDLVHAVSQIIGEELIDTGVNMGQGIAAKFLQRWLNVYNNKQQYYKDLLVDGHIGPATITALKAFLAKRGQEGEKVLWKSLNASQGGRYLEISESREKNETFVYGWMKNRVGI